One window from the genome of Bacteroidota bacterium encodes:
- a CDS encoding T9SS type A sorting domain-containing protein — protein sequence MRYSKYFLRVLSIILIPFGVYAQNGGNALSFDGVNDFVKVDAGSGSGLNFGGGSQFTVSMWVYPNNPGAAGDQTLFHKHHNFVGTAQYTLWLNAGFLNARIDRFSAGGNFFMNGVTPVLTQSKWYYVTLVKTASAFQIYVDGILYNSASIPVTQLGASSSIGNIYFGVDGSGAAPFNGKLDEIKVWSSSRTSTEIRRDMYKPETSGTANLPLYLTLDEGTGQLPSDGGNSPVNNVYLGMDGTVETTDPTWAVSGSTAGPRYALSLDGVDEYALSFQPFSNNSDFSVEFWAKAGNTGSRQVVFSHGSSPNLIQIGFLSPGDPDNPNGFFIAFDSDILASSLGATDVAWNHYSATYNSSTGERSLYRNGKLVAIDTAATSFSTGGNVTVGSTGVITDYFSGMVDELRIWQSVRTHQQTVANMSRSLVGNESGLTAYYRFDQIAHTSQNRALNTASDLLDLDLVNIEQDVDFVSSTAFHTWIGSVDNQTTSPGNWSTGLTPSNNDNVGFDVSTLLTPPANIMSSSVYRNATFTASGTTLAGSLGILGNLGLAIPLNVGGNMVSIGMTGSLVETGSNLFSNGELLSSRAINAPSNENIAGFGASLTSSANLGATLVRRAHTAYGYGAATGINRTYSFAPATNTGLNASLVLRYDDSELNGNPEANLKFFKSTDNGTSWTVLTGTHNTVDNTFTLTGENYLGLYTAFGYVAPAVTLTNPTVNQAFLSLTPTLEWTITGGIPAFSATVQIYSDPGLTTLVHSANVGGALSYVVPGAVLEYNRRYWWRIVVTDGANVTNNGPVITFTTLLDTPVLTSPATEFESLVMSPDLSWAIANNRSNVRYKLLVGTSPGLSDPANTNVTSGVNPGTLTLNPVGLAVATKYWWTVRAEVFDGSAANNGEFKVASPERTFYTPLDVLTTPINGVTGHTLEPSFAWTDVAFETEYELRISTAGGTQLDFNAGVIFTDLAIPANSTSVIYNENTLNEGPGSQYVFPLTPNTKYYWQLVAKDGGVSIKSPIWHFTTYPAVTVSQHNPGTGDTIYLNNAMFTYGINQATNGLKFKLQVKSALVAPVKTDWLTSNFTGTSTDLFQTVNLLGGLKYYWRVVLLNNSNQVMAYSPTSYFHTSGGATVPYPSWPVGNPHVYTNAPQLYWYTAGYSSDITFDVQVKLLPLGAPVYSATNITNIYHQLTSNLLPGTLYYWQVRSVYKRGTPDEQISAWSSDNTFTTWGAGTLVIPNPSYPVGSLTVYTTSPYLYWWLGQDGTGLTYDIRYGTDPTLSVYTSVTGVTNLFHQLSNLVPGATYYWQVRSNNGSGTSAFSAIQSFSVAGGVANGYTVINWPAGNPTVYTTLPTLSWYLEGSPMGITGYVVRWKVGSNSSNWNSDYTGTTTVTDVYNTSYSFTVPFAEGQVIYWAVAATNGTSLSAWASDYFTIYSGTTPGAPVISWPSGNALVYTVSPQLSWWVNGSTSGIIGYEVVYSYSDVFANGATTTTYSTNTWLNVSGLVEGATYWWKVRAHFGGLSYGPYSAVESFTVNPGSFAPVTPIVGGPHNVLIGTTSPVISWALPAALPTGAKFELEVADNPQFTNSTVIENLTANSKLIQGLTANKSYFWRVRTKTSDGNYSYYSALGKFKVMDGATDIKEVAEVPKEFNLSQNYPNPFNPSTSIRFAIPTDMNVKLDVYNTLGEKVAELVNGPMTAGSYSIAFDASLLPSGIYFYRIEAGSNVAVRKMILMK from the coding sequence ATGAGGTATTCAAAATACTTTTTGCGTGTTTTATCCATAATCCTGATTCCTTTCGGCGTTTATGCCCAAAACGGGGGGAATGCGCTCTCATTTGACGGGGTCAATGATTTTGTCAAGGTAGACGCAGGATCGGGAAGCGGACTAAACTTCGGCGGTGGAAGCCAATTCACCGTTTCCATGTGGGTATATCCCAACAATCCCGGTGCTGCCGGCGATCAAACATTGTTTCACAAGCACCACAATTTTGTTGGTACAGCTCAGTATACACTTTGGCTGAATGCCGGTTTTTTAAATGCCAGAATTGACCGCTTCTCTGCAGGTGGTAACTTCTTTATGAACGGAGTTACTCCTGTTTTGACACAGTCAAAATGGTATTATGTAACTTTGGTTAAGACAGCATCAGCATTTCAGATTTATGTTGACGGTATACTTTACAATTCTGCTTCAATTCCCGTAACCCAATTAGGTGCTTCCTCATCGATCGGTAATATCTATTTTGGAGTTGATGGATCCGGTGCTGCTCCGTTTAACGGGAAACTGGATGAAATTAAGGTTTGGAGCAGTTCACGCACTTCGACTGAAATAAGAAGAGATATGTACAAGCCGGAAACATCCGGTACCGCAAACCTGCCGCTTTACTTAACACTTGACGAAGGTACCGGACAATTACCTTCGGATGGCGGAAATTCACCGGTAAACAATGTGTATCTCGGAATGGACGGTACTGTTGAGACTACCGACCCAACCTGGGCGGTCTCCGGTTCAACTGCGGGTCCCCGTTATGCCCTTTCGCTTGACGGAGTTGATGAGTATGCACTCTCATTCCAGCCTTTCTCAAACAATTCTGATTTTTCAGTCGAGTTTTGGGCAAAAGCCGGGAACACCGGTTCCCGTCAGGTTGTGTTTTCGCACGGCTCCAGTCCAAACCTGATTCAGATTGGTTTTCTTTCACCGGGTGATCCTGATAACCCGAACGGATTTTTTATCGCATTTGATTCCGACATTCTGGCTTCATCCCTCGGAGCGACTGATGTGGCATGGAATCATTACTCTGCAACATACAACAGCTCGACAGGTGAGAGAAGTCTGTACCGAAACGGAAAGCTTGTAGCAATTGATACCGCTGCGACTTCTTTCAGCACTGGTGGTAATGTAACAGTTGGTTCAACCGGTGTAATTACTGACTATTTCAGCGGGATGGTCGATGAGTTGAGAATCTGGCAAAGCGTAAGAACTCATCAGCAAACAGTTGCCAATATGAGCCGTTCTCTTGTCGGAAATGAAAGCGGGTTGACTGCGTACTACAGATTCGACCAGATTGCTCATACCTCACAAAACAGAGCACTAAACACTGCAAGCGATCTTCTTGATCTCGATCTGGTAAATATTGAGCAGGATGTTGATTTTGTAAGTTCAACAGCTTTTCATACCTGGATTGGGAGTGTGGATAATCAAACAACATCTCCCGGAAACTGGAGCACAGGTTTAACTCCTTCAAACAATGACAATGTCGGGTTTGATGTCTCCACTTTACTCACTCCTCCAGCCAACATAATGTCGTCCTCTGTTTACAGAAATGCGACATTTACAGCATCGGGCACAACACTTGCCGGGAGCCTGGGAATACTGGGTAATCTTGGACTTGCCATTCCTCTTAATGTCGGAGGTAACATGGTCTCTATTGGAATGACCGGAAGCCTCGTTGAGACAGGTTCGAACCTTTTCTCGAACGGTGAGCTGCTTTCCAGCAGAGCGATCAATGCTCCTTCCAACGAGAATATTGCAGGATTTGGTGCATCCCTGACCAGTTCCGCAAATTTGGGCGCAACTCTGGTAAGGAGAGCACACACAGCCTACGGTTATGGTGCGGCAACAGGTATTAACAGAACATATTCTTTTGCTCCTGCAACAAACACCGGTTTGAATGCATCTCTGGTTTTAAGATATGATGACTCTGAGCTTAACGGAAATCCGGAAGCGAATTTGAAATTCTTTAAATCCACTGATAACGGCACTTCATGGACAGTGCTTACCGGTACACATAATACAGTTGATAATACTTTTACACTGACTGGTGAAAACTACCTGGGATTGTACACAGCATTTGGCTATGTAGCCCCGGCAGTGACTTTGACAAATCCAACTGTCAATCAGGCGTTTCTTTCCCTTACACCAACTCTTGAATGGACTATTACCGGTGGAATACCGGCTTTTAGTGCCACAGTTCAGATCTACAGTGACCCCGGTTTAACTACTCTGGTTCATTCTGCGAATGTTGGTGGAGCACTCAGCTATGTGGTTCCTGGTGCTGTGCTCGAGTATAACAGGAGATACTGGTGGAGAATCGTCGTCACCGATGGTGCAAATGTTACAAACAATGGCCCGGTAATAACTTTTACCACCCTTCTTGACACTCCTGTTCTTACTTCACCGGCAACCGAGTTTGAATCACTCGTGATGTCACCTGATTTAAGCTGGGCTATAGCAAACAACAGATCGAATGTCAGATATAAGCTTTTGGTTGGCACATCTCCGGGACTTTCCGACCCTGCAAACACAAATGTGACATCAGGAGTAAACCCGGGAACACTGACACTCAATCCTGTCGGTCTCGCAGTTGCAACAAAATACTGGTGGACGGTAAGAGCTGAAGTGTTTGATGGATCAGCCGCAAACAATGGTGAGTTTAAGGTGGCTTCTCCGGAGAGGACTTTCTATACTCCTCTTGATGTACTCACCACTCCAATCAACGGAGTAACCGGACACACCCTTGAGCCTTCGTTTGCATGGACTGATGTGGCTTTTGAAACCGAATATGAATTGAGGATTTCGACAGCGGGTGGAACACAACTCGATTTCAACGCCGGTGTTATATTTACTGATCTTGCAATTCCTGCAAACAGTACTTCAGTAATCTACAATGAAAATACGCTTAACGAGGGACCGGGTTCACAGTATGTATTCCCGTTAACTCCGAATACCAAATATTACTGGCAACTGGTTGCCAAAGATGGCGGTGTAAGCATTAAATCGCCAATCTGGCATTTTACGACCTATCCGGCTGTTACTGTAAGTCAGCATAATCCGGGTACAGGTGACACCATCTATCTGAACAATGCAATGTTTACATACGGAATCAACCAGGCAACAAACGGGTTGAAGTTCAAGTTGCAGGTTAAATCAGCTCTTGTGGCACCTGTCAAAACAGACTGGCTTACTTCCAATTTCACCGGTACCTCTACAGACCTTTTCCAGACTGTTAACCTATTAGGTGGATTGAAATATTACTGGAGAGTTGTTCTTCTGAACAATTCAAATCAGGTGATGGCATATTCGCCGACAAGTTACTTCCATACCAGTGGTGGTGCAACTGTTCCATATCCATCATGGCCTGTTGGTAATCCACATGTATATACTAATGCCCCTCAGCTTTACTGGTACACGGCGGGTTACAGTTCCGACATCACATTTGATGTTCAGGTCAAATTGTTACCATTGGGTGCACCTGTTTACAGTGCAACCAATATAACTAACATTTATCATCAGTTGACTTCAAACCTTCTGCCCGGTACCTTGTACTACTGGCAGGTAAGGAGTGTTTACAAGAGAGGCACACCTGATGAGCAGATATCGGCATGGAGCTCGGACAATACCTTCACAACATGGGGTGCCGGAACACTTGTTATTCCCAATCCTTCATACCCTGTCGGAAGTCTTACAGTTTACACTACATCACCATATCTTTACTGGTGGCTTGGTCAGGACGGAACCGGATTGACCTACGACATCAGATATGGTACCGATCCGACACTTAGTGTTTACACATCAGTGACAGGAGTAACCAATTTATTCCATCAGCTTTCAAACCTTGTTCCGGGTGCTACCTACTACTGGCAGGTTCGCTCCAACAATGGTTCAGGCACTTCTGCATTCTCAGCAATTCAGTCATTTTCAGTTGCCGGAGGTGTTGCCAACGGATACACTGTGATCAACTGGCCTGCGGGTAATCCAACGGTTTACACTACTCTGCCTACCCTTTCCTGGTATCTTGAGGGATCACCAATGGGTATTACCGGTTATGTAGTGAGATGGAAAGTTGGATCAAATTCAAGCAACTGGAACAGTGACTACACAGGCACAACCACAGTTACAGATGTCTATAACACTTCTTATTCTTTCACTGTACCATTCGCTGAAGGTCAGGTTATTTACTGGGCAGTTGCCGCAACTAACGGTACATCACTTTCTGCCTGGGCAAGCGATTATTTCACTATCTACAGTGGAACAACTCCGGGTGCTCCCGTAATTTCATGGCCCTCAGGCAATGCACTTGTTTACACAGTAAGCCCTCAGTTGAGCTGGTGGGTTAACGGTTCCACAAGTGGAATTATTGGTTATGAAGTTGTTTACAGCTACTCTGATGTATTTGCAAACGGTGCGACAACTACCACCTATTCCACAAACACATGGTTGAATGTTTCAGGTCTCGTTGAAGGAGCCACATACTGGTGGAAAGTAAGAGCCCATTTCGGTGGTCTCTCATATGGACCATACTCAGCGGTGGAATCTTTCACAGTTAATCCCGGTTCATTTGCTCCTGTAACTCCGATAGTCGGAGGACCACATAATGTTCTCATTGGTACTACCTCACCTGTCATCTCCTGGGCACTTCCTGCCGCTCTCCCCACGGGTGCAAAGTTTGAACTTGAAGTTGCTGATAACCCGCAATTCACGAATTCAACAGTTATCGAGAACTTAACAGCTAACAGCAAGTTGATCCAGGGTTTGACAGCAAACAAGAGCTACTTCTGGAGAGTAAGAACAAAGACGAGTGACGGAAATTATTCCTACTACTCGGCTTTGGGTAAATTCAAGGTGATGGACGGAGCAACCGATATTAAAGAAGTTGCAGAAGTTCCGAAGGAGTTTAACCTTTCACAGAACTACCCGAATCCGTTTAATCCTTCAACAAGTATCAGGTTTGCGATACCAACCGATATGAATGTGAAACTGGATGTTTACAATACTCTCGGAGAGAAAGTTGCGGAACTGGTTAATGGACCAATGACCGCAGGCAGCTACTCAATCGCTTTTGATGCATCATTATTACCATCGGGTATCTATTTCTACAGAATTGAAGCAGGCAGCAATGTTGCAGTCCGCAAAATGATTCTGATGAAGTGA
- the argF gene encoding ornithine carbamoyltransferase translates to MAVNMKGKSFLSINDLTLEEMWQIFDLSKTLKEKLYTGEEHHLLKGKTLGMIFAKPSTRTRISFEVGIWQLGGIGMYFGPNDLQLNRGETISDTAKVLSRYLDGIMIRTFKHEDVEGLAKYGSIPVINGLTDLLHPCQVMTDLFTILEKRRKLQGLKLAYIGDGNNMAHSLLNGCSKVGMDITIASPKGYEPLGWIVENAKKNANYMGSKVVITNDPVEACKDADIIYTDVWASMGQEKEAQERNQRFTGFQVNNNLVANAKDDYLFMHCLPAHREEEVTNEVVDSANSIVFDEAENRLHVQKAIMALVM, encoded by the coding sequence ATGGCAGTAAATATGAAAGGAAAGAGCTTTCTTTCCATTAATGATCTTACACTCGAAGAGATGTGGCAGATTTTTGATCTGAGCAAAACTCTTAAAGAAAAACTTTATACCGGTGAAGAGCATCACCTCCTTAAAGGCAAAACACTCGGAATGATTTTCGCAAAACCGTCAACCAGAACAAGAATTTCGTTCGAAGTCGGTATCTGGCAACTCGGTGGCATCGGAATGTATTTCGGACCAAACGATTTGCAATTGAACAGAGGTGAAACCATCAGCGATACTGCGAAAGTTCTTTCAAGATACCTCGACGGAATCATGATCAGAACCTTCAAGCACGAAGATGTTGAGGGACTCGCAAAATACGGATCAATCCCCGTTATTAACGGTCTGACCGACCTCCTTCACCCCTGTCAGGTAATGACTGATCTTTTTACAATACTTGAAAAGAGAAGAAAACTCCAGGGCTTGAAGCTTGCATACATTGGAGACGGAAACAACATGGCGCATTCACTTCTGAACGGTTGTTCGAAAGTCGGAATGGATATAACCATTGCCTCACCCAAAGGTTATGAACCTCTCGGATGGATAGTTGAAAATGCAAAGAAGAACGCCAATTACATGGGTTCCAAAGTTGTAATCACCAACGATCCGGTTGAAGCATGCAAAGATGCCGATATCATTTATACAGATGTTTGGGCAAGCATGGGACAGGAAAAAGAGGCTCAGGAGAGAAATCAGAGATTCACCGGATTCCAGGTTAATAACAACCTCGTTGCGAACGCAAAAGATGATTATCTCTTTATGCATTGCCTCCCGGCTCACCGTGAGGAAGAAGTTACAAATGAGGTGGTAGATTCAGCCAATTCAATCGTGTTTGATGAGGCAGAGAACAGACTTCATGTTCAAAAAGCAATCATGGCTTTGGTGATGTAA
- the arcC gene encoding carbamate kinase has protein sequence MSKLAVVALGGNALLRGNQSGTIREQEQNAFNTCKSLVDLILRGYTVVITHGNGPQVGNLILKNEAGYEKFLLPKMPLDVCVAESQGQIAHIIAVQMERLLLQHNIQKEVISMVTHVEVDANDPAFQNPTKPVGQFFLKEEADLLSKANGWQFREDPRKRGWRRVVASPVPTHVRSAHIVKKLTDDGHIVICVGGGGIPVIQNGYGTMKGVEAVIDKDLASSVLANQIGADELVILTDVPQAYLNFQKENEVALGEITVDEAEKHIKNGEFAAGSMGPKIQAAVNFVKNGGKRAVITEAGELGKANPGTRIIAN, from the coding sequence ATGAGTAAGCTTGCCGTCGTAGCACTCGGCGGCAATGCACTCCTTAGAGGAAATCAATCAGGCACTATAAGGGAGCAGGAACAAAATGCTTTCAATACGTGCAAGAGTCTCGTTGACCTCATCCTTCGCGGATATACTGTAGTTATAACGCATGGAAATGGTCCTCAAGTGGGTAATCTGATACTTAAAAATGAAGCAGGTTACGAGAAATTTTTGCTCCCTAAAATGCCTCTTGATGTATGCGTTGCCGAGTCGCAAGGGCAAATTGCCCACATCATTGCGGTGCAGATGGAGAGACTTCTCCTTCAGCATAACATACAAAAAGAAGTCATTTCCATGGTAACCCATGTTGAAGTGGACGCCAATGATCCTGCTTTTCAAAATCCAACGAAACCGGTGGGCCAATTCTTCCTGAAAGAAGAGGCAGACCTCCTTTCGAAAGCAAACGGCTGGCAATTCCGTGAAGATCCCCGCAAAAGGGGATGGAGACGGGTTGTCGCTTCGCCTGTGCCCACCCATGTCCGTTCAGCACACATCGTAAAAAAACTTACCGATGATGGTCATATTGTCATCTGTGTGGGTGGTGGTGGAATTCCGGTTATCCAAAACGGATATGGCACCATGAAAGGTGTGGAGGCTGTCATCGACAAAGATCTCGCTTCATCGGTTCTGGCAAACCAGATCGGGGCTGATGAGCTTGTAATTCTCACGGATGTCCCTCAGGCATATCTGAATTTTCAGAAGGAGAATGAAGTTGCTCTGGGAGAAATCACAGTCGATGAAGCCGAAAAGCACATTAAAAATGGAGAATTTGCAGCAGGAAGCATGGGTCCTAAAATCCAGGCTGCTGTGAACTTCGTTAAAAATGGCGGAAAAAGAGCAGTAATAACAGAAGCCGGCGAGCTGGGAAAAGCTAATCCGGGAACAAGAATAATCGCTAACTAA
- a CDS encoding cyclic 2,3-diphosphoglycerate synthase has product MERKNILIMGAAGRDFHNFNTWFRDKEEYNVKAFTATQIPNIDGRKYPASLAGKLYPDGIMIYDEKDLTKLIKEMNIDEVYFSYSDVPYNYVMNKSAEVNAAGASFTLIGTKQTMLKSSKPVIAIVAVRTGSGKSQTSRKVVELLRAAGKKVVAVRHPMPYGDLEKQRVQRFGTLEDLKTHKCTIEEIEEYEPHVANGGVIYAGVDYGDILAQAEKEADVIIWDGGNNDFSFYKPDLTITVADPLRPGHESTYYPGNVNIRLADVVVINKIESAEPKNVLSVRNYIRSVNPKAVIIDGASPITVDNPEVIKGKRVLVVEDGPTLTHGEMEFGAGTVAAMNYGAAELVDPRPWTVKSITSTYEKYPKIGVLLPAMGYGDDQVKDLEDTINATDCDSVVIGTPIDLGRILKINKPSTRVGYDLQEIGGITLEKILKEKGLL; this is encoded by the coding sequence ATGGAGCGGAAAAATATCCTTATCATGGGAGCCGCAGGAAGAGACTTTCACAACTTTAATACCTGGTTCAGGGATAAAGAGGAGTATAATGTAAAAGCCTTTACGGCTACTCAGATCCCTAATATCGACGGAAGAAAGTACCCTGCATCACTAGCAGGAAAACTTTATCCGGACGGTATTATGATCTATGACGAGAAAGACCTCACCAAACTGATAAAAGAGATGAATATAGATGAAGTTTACTTCTCATATTCTGATGTCCCCTACAACTATGTAATGAACAAATCTGCCGAAGTTAATGCTGCCGGCGCCTCCTTCACACTTATCGGAACAAAACAGACCATGCTTAAATCATCGAAACCGGTGATTGCAATTGTTGCTGTAAGAACGGGGAGTGGAAAATCCCAGACTTCAAGAAAAGTTGTCGAGCTTCTCAGAGCAGCCGGCAAAAAAGTTGTTGCAGTAAGACATCCAATGCCTTACGGTGACCTTGAAAAACAGCGGGTACAAAGATTTGGTACACTTGAAGACCTCAAAACTCACAAGTGCACAATCGAAGAGATCGAAGAGTATGAACCACATGTGGCAAACGGTGGTGTAATATATGCAGGTGTCGATTACGGCGATATCCTTGCACAGGCAGAAAAAGAAGCTGATGTTATAATCTGGGATGGCGGAAACAACGATTTTTCGTTCTATAAACCAGATCTCACCATCACTGTGGCAGATCCCCTCAGACCGGGTCATGAATCAACCTATTACCCGGGCAATGTTAACATTCGTCTGGCAGATGTTGTTGTTATCAACAAAATTGAATCAGCTGAACCTAAAAATGTACTTTCAGTTCGTAACTATATAAGATCGGTAAATCCAAAAGCTGTCATAATTGATGGTGCTTCACCTATCACAGTTGACAACCCGGAAGTAATCAAAGGTAAAAGAGTTCTCGTTGTTGAAGATGGTCCAACCCTTACACACGGTGAGATGGAATTCGGAGCCGGAACCGTGGCTGCCATGAATTATGGTGCTGCAGAACTTGTTGATCCGAGACCATGGACAGTAAAATCAATCACTTCAACCTATGAAAAATATCCAAAAATTGGTGTTCTTCTCCCTGCAATGGGTTATGGAGATGACCAGGTGAAAGATTTGGAAGATACCATTAATGCCACCGACTGTGACAGTGTGGTTATTGGTACTCCAATTGATCTTGGAAGAATTCTGAAGATTAACAAACCATCTACCAGAGTGGGATATGACCTGCAGGAGATTGGCGGAATAACTTTAGAGAAGATTCTGAAAGAAAAAGGACTTCTATGA
- the glmS gene encoding glutamine--fructose-6-phosphate transaminase (isomerizing), protein MCGIVGYIGNNSCVPVIIEGLKRLEYRGYDSAGLGVIRKGNIEITKIKGKVAQLEKAVIESGIDSTIGIGHTRWATHGEPNEVNAHPHSNDDGDLILIHNGIIENYSTLKAGLKQHGCKFKSATDTEVLAHLFDTYIKSGYTLFEAVRRGLNEVEGTYGIAVIYTKEPDRIVAAKKGSPLLLGIGDGENFVASDVSAILQHTKKVVYLEDGEIVEVFKDHYLTRTIEDIEVDKEVHQIEMTLEEIDKGGYPTFMLKEIMEQPESLKNSIRGRLVLENGDVKLGGLENVLDHLLYVKRIIIIACGTSWHSALVGKYMFETYLRVTTEVEYASEFRYRNPIVGPGDAVFFISQSGETADTLAALKEAKRRGALCLGICNVVGSSIARESKSGVYVHAGPEIGVASTKAFTSQLVVLALITILLARRKNLTLEEGKSLVEEFKKIPEYAKEILKQNDLIEQIAEKFKNATNFLYLGRGYNFPVALEGALKLKEISYIHAEGYPAAEMKHGPIALVDENMPVVFIAPKDATYDKIVSNIEEIKARKGVVIAIATNDDEQIDDLADYSIKIPTTRSILMPILTVIPLQLLAYHIAMKKGLNVDQPRNLAKSVTVE, encoded by the coding sequence ATGTGTGGAATAGTTGGCTATATTGGAAACAACAGTTGCGTACCCGTAATTATTGAGGGATTGAAGCGTTTAGAATACCGGGGATACGATTCTGCAGGTCTTGGTGTTATAAGAAAAGGGAATATAGAAATAACCAAGATTAAGGGGAAAGTGGCTCAACTTGAAAAAGCAGTTATTGAAAGCGGAATTGATTCAACGATAGGTATCGGGCATACCCGTTGGGCGACTCATGGTGAACCAAATGAGGTGAATGCACACCCTCATTCGAACGATGACGGTGATTTAATATTGATACACAATGGTATAATTGAAAACTATTCCACCCTCAAAGCCGGCCTTAAGCAGCATGGTTGCAAATTTAAAAGTGCAACAGATACTGAAGTTCTGGCACATCTCTTCGATACCTACATAAAATCCGGCTACACCCTTTTTGAAGCAGTCCGTCGCGGTCTCAACGAAGTTGAGGGAACTTATGGCATTGCAGTAATCTACACCAAGGAACCTGACCGCATTGTTGCAGCCAAAAAAGGTTCTCCACTCCTTTTGGGAATCGGTGACGGCGAAAATTTTGTAGCTTCTGATGTGTCGGCGATACTTCAACACACGAAAAAAGTGGTTTACCTTGAGGACGGGGAAATTGTAGAAGTTTTTAAGGATCACTATCTCACAAGAACGATAGAAGATATTGAGGTAGACAAGGAAGTTCATCAGATCGAGATGACCCTGGAGGAAATTGATAAAGGCGGCTACCCGACTTTCATGTTAAAAGAGATTATGGAACAACCTGAATCACTTAAAAATTCGATTCGGGGAAGGCTGGTTCTGGAAAATGGTGATGTGAAGCTTGGAGGTTTGGAGAATGTTCTTGATCATCTCCTCTATGTAAAGAGGATAATCATAATTGCCTGCGGTACTTCGTGGCACTCTGCGCTGGTAGGGAAGTATATGTTTGAAACATATCTCAGAGTGACAACTGAAGTTGAGTATGCAAGCGAGTTCAGATACAGGAATCCTATTGTTGGACCCGGTGATGCGGTTTTCTTTATCTCGCAATCGGGTGAAACTGCCGATACTCTCGCAGCTTTGAAAGAAGCAAAAAGGAGAGGTGCACTCTGTCTTGGAATTTGTAATGTTGTAGGGAGTTCCATCGCAAGGGAGAGCAAGTCGGGAGTTTATGTACATGCAGGTCCCGAAATTGGTGTCGCATCCACAAAGGCATTTACCTCGCAGCTCGTCGTCCTTGCCCTGATCACAATATTGCTCGCAAGGCGTAAAAACCTCACTCTGGAAGAGGGGAAGAGCCTCGTGGAAGAATTCAAGAAAATTCCCGAGTATGCCAAAGAGATTTTAAAACAAAACGATTTAATAGAACAAATTGCAGAAAAATTCAAAAATGCCACTAACTTCCTTTATTTAGGGAGAGGGTACAACTTCCCCGTGGCATTGGAGGGCGCTCTGAAGTTGAAAGAAATTTCATACATTCACGCAGAAGGTTACCCCGCGGCAGAAATGAAGCACGGACCAATAGCACTGGTCGATGAAAACATGCCTGTGGTATTCATAGCGCCTAAAGATGCTACTTACGATAAAATTGTAAGTAATATCGAAGAGATAAAGGCCCGTAAAGGAGTTGTAATAGCAATAGCCACCAACGATGATGAACAGATCGATGATCTGGCTGATTACTCCATAAAGATACCCACGACAAGATCGATACTGATGCCCATTCTTACGGTCATTCCGCTTCAACTGCTCGCTTACCATATTGCGATGAAAAAAGGCTTAAATGTGGATCAACCACGAAACTTAGCTAAAAGCGTAACAGTTGAATAA
- a CDS encoding class I SAM-dependent methyltransferase: MTSGEQFVKDVIEWDVVNWSKCLPFFKERAGDLTGKNALAIGERHGGLSLWLAKQGAKVTSTDLEGVSEEAKAMHLKYQVTNSIVYENADLTSLRYPDSSFDVVIFKSVLGALRSKENQQKGISEIYRVLKPGGVLLFAENLVASPLHTFLRKKFIKWASYWRYITIDEAEELCCMFASFSFKTAGFTGAFGRSEGQRRMLGKLDGFLEKMVPSKNRYIIFAVCKK; encoded by the coding sequence ATGACTTCCGGCGAACAGTTCGTTAAAGATGTAATCGAGTGGGATGTGGTAAACTGGTCGAAGTGTCTCCCGTTTTTTAAAGAACGGGCGGGTGATCTCACCGGTAAAAATGCTCTTGCAATCGGGGAGAGGCATGGTGGTCTCTCCCTTTGGCTCGCAAAACAGGGAGCGAAGGTTACTTCAACAGACCTTGAAGGGGTATCTGAAGAAGCAAAAGCGATGCACCTAAAGTATCAGGTAACAAATTCGATTGTATATGAGAATGCCGATCTGACTTCACTCCGGTACCCTGACTCTTCGTTTGATGTAGTAATTTTCAAGTCGGTACTTGGAGCTCTCCGTTCGAAAGAAAATCAGCAGAAGGGGATATCCGAAATTTACCGTGTGCTGAAACCTGGTGGTGTTCTTCTCTTTGCGGAAAACCTGGTGGCATCCCCACTTCACACTTTTCTTCGCAAAAAATTCATAAAATGGGCTTCCTATTGGCGGTATATTACGATTGATGAGGCGGAAGAATTGTGTTGCATGTTTGCCTCATTTTCATTCAAAACCGCAGGCTTTACAGGTGCTTTTGGCAGATCAGAGGGGCAAAGAAGGATGCTGGGAAAACTTGACGGTTTTCTCGAAAAGATGGTGCCCTCGAAAAATCGTTACATAATATTCGCAGTATGTAAAAAATAG